The DNA region TGAAGTCAACAACATCCAATATCACCACCATCCAAACAACAATTACCTTCAGCAAAataaaagaaggagaaaaaaaatgtgaaacacAACATGAACATCACCCATTTGGGATTATTTCAGGATGTGAATTGTGGTCTGAATATCATGGAATAACACTGCCAATTACCGTGAATAAATGAATGCATCCCATGCTGCTCCAATGGCAAAAACAACAGGCATGAGAAGAATGGCCCCTCTAGAGGAAAGGCTTGGTGCCCCAGCTTTTTCAGGGGCAGCTTTGGGTGGAGGTGGTAGCTTTTCAACACGAACGGCTAACTTCATGCCGCCATAGCAGAACCCATTGCCGCTGATAAAGTAGTAATGACGGGTCACATTCAAAGGAACCACATCTCTTCCAGCTCCTGTGGTCCAATTGTGGATTGGATGCTCAGCAATGCAATTTTCATAATTCGTCTTGTTCACTTCTAGCACATTCATCTGGTTCCTATCATACACAAAAACTGGTAAACTAACCACAGTTAGTATCAGGTTAAGCAGAAATTAATGACTTGGCAACATTCCATCATTAGGTTGGAACTAGAAATTAAGAGAGACACAAGTTTGTTCATTGCAGTTGCAAACAACTGTTAGTGTGCTTCCATTAGATATATTATAAAAAACCAAGACCCTTATGAAGCTATAACTGGTATTTTGCTTTTCGTTTGCAAATTAAGCCATAAATTGAGGAGGAAAGTTCTTAATATtctactttttatttttcctgaaATATGGATGTGACACTCCGTTTAACACTTTTTTGTGTGTTTAAACCACAACTATCCTCAATAGAGACAATCGTATTCGAGCCGCATATGACATCTATGGATGGCAAAGCTCTTTCTAGCAAGTATTTAATGCAGCTGAATTAAGCCATAAATTGAGGAGGAAAGTTCTTAttattctacttttttttttgctgagATATGGATGTGACCCTCCGTTCAACACTTTTGTGTGTGTTTAAACCACAACTATCCTCAATGGAGACAATCCTATTCGAGAGTCGAGACGCATATGACCTCTATGGGCGGCCAAACTCTTTCTACCAAGTATTTAATGCAGCTGCATTCACAGAGACTAGAACCCAAAAACTTTGCTTAAGTTCACTTTAACTTGTTACCTAAGGGTCAATTAGTCAGTTAGAAACTTGAGCACTAATTCATGATATTCAGCAGCATAACAAAGCATACTAAAATACCTAAAATTGTTTACAAGTTGAAAAATATCTGCAACTTCCTATATATGCTTCACATTGCAAATGCTTGATTGATAGAATATGCCTGACTTTTGTGTCCCATTGATTGTGCCATGTTTTCTGACCTTATCTACAGTATTATTGGTAACAAAGACCCAGAACTTAGATCACTAGGGAAAGAAAGTGCAAGAAGAAAAGTAGTGACAAACACAAATTAAGTTACAGACTTATTACAgtcataaatttattaattaaaacaaGCTCAACAAAGAGAAAATAAGGGCTTTTTGGTTTTACTGAAACATGATAGGCATGAATAAGCACCAAAATATAGAAGCCATCAATAGAAGCAGCCAAAAGCTATGGATCTGAGAATgcagaaaaacaaaataacagGATAAAAAAAAGGATCCAAACACACTGATTTTCTAATATACAGTCTCTCTTGACAGAAAACAGTAAataaacaatgaaaaaaaatagggagggagaagagaattCCAGATGGCATTGCCCTCAAAATCTCAACTTTTTTCACTGTTAATTTCCAATTTTAACAAAACTTAAATTCAGATGAACTGACAAACAGTAACACATCAAAATTCTTCAAATCTAGCACAACATGacaattttcttctcttttctttccaCAAATTAAGTACAGGCAGCATAGATTTAGACCCTCTTGGTTcacaaaacaacaaattaagtagcaaaaacaaaaaaaatctgaaAACTTTAGCATATATCATACTCAAACATGTTCAGATCCAATCCAGAACCCAGATAGAGGAAGCAGAAACAACAAATTATGAAAGCAAAGATTGAAACTTTAAGTCAAATcatcgagagagagagagagagagagagagcttacAGAGCCAGTCATCAATGTAGAAATGCTTGTCCCTGGCCCATACAGTGTAGTTAACATTGGGGTTCCAGAATTTGCCATCACCGACCAGCCACCGTTTAGCTGAGACCTCTGGGACCATGAGAAGCACAGCAAAACCAAGGAAGAGAAGCACCATGGCTGGTGACCCcagcatcttcttcttcaccctCTCCATGAATGaatgttctgttctgttctggaGCTACCTTTGTTCAAAACTCTGGAACACTCTTGTCTGTTGTCTCTGTTCTAATATGTGCTGTTTTTTTTGCCTTTTAAGGAACATTTTGGGTTCTTTTGaggttttttaaataatatattattttcattattttgaGAGTTGTCTGTCCAAGCTGtgattatttgtttattttattttaaaggcTGTTGCTTTCTAGATCTACCATTGATTGTTTATCCATATTGGGAAATTGGACAGTttctttttgagttttttttttaaggttgCAAATGAGCCGGGTCAATCCAAtaaattcatccaacccaatctGATCCAATGGTAAAAATGCGGGTTGAATTTGGCCAACGGGTCTACCGGATGGATTTTATTACGATCCAATCATCTTTGATCGGATATCGGATTGCATaataatccatccaacccaacctgAAATCCAATcatgtaataataatatattatttaatatatatatttttaataattttaatttttacctaacCTACTAATAGGGTATGTAATTTATGGAGACTTGGATCCTATTATTTGAGTGATTTTTAGGAGACTTAGAGACTAATTTGTTTGTAATTACTTGTCATATTTAAaaacttgaagtacttgtttagtTATGTGTTGTCGTATAGATGTGTGTAGACGGTAGTTATTAACTTATGATGTAATCGCATATTAAAGACTTGAAAtacttgttttttaatatttttcaatatttcagatttatttttattttaatatagcgaTCAAATCAATCCATCCCGAAGATTGTCAGATTGGGTTGGTTCGAATTCGTAGGTAAAAATTCACAAAAtctaacccaacccaacccaaacagTTATGATCGGTTTGGGTCCTGATTAACCTGaaaattcatccaacccaacccatgtgcagcCCTAGTTTTTGGGATAGAAAAATCAGCTAAAGAATCTTATGGTTATGGGTTTATTTTTATATCATGGAAACAAAGAAAGATTAAGAAGAAAAGACAAATATGAGGGTCATCATTCTCCTTgtttaattatattattcaatgaaaaaatattttctttaatttttcatccaaaaaatattaatttattaaattttatgataaatgaatgtaattaaaattttatttaattattaaatggaaattatttgtcttagaaaaataatttcaaatccGACCATAaagagttatatatatatatataattatatatttttcgttttatttctattaattttaatttaatcattATATGATAAGATGATGAAACCAAATTGGATTTATGTGTAGAATCATTAATTAAAAGTTATAGGAGTCAAGATTGAATATGAAGCTAAAGCGCCAAGACTCATATGGTCATATAGTATCTTCCATCCTTCTATGAGTATCTCAAGCCTGTTTTGATATATGAGAAGGAAGTTCTAAGTTTTGGAGAAGTTGCTAGTAAAAttagattgaagaaaaaaaaatgaaatgtgatAATAACATTTCCTAAGGTTAGTGTTGATAGCCATATGTGAAGAAGAGTTACGTGAAAGTGCGTGAAAGAAAATTTATGTGTTATAAAAAAGTTCACATGGTATCATTCGTTCTCTAATCATCTTTAAGCAATGGCCATGTTTTTTCTCCAACTTTGAATTTAATCGTGTTATATTTACCAAAAAACAGTTCCTAGAATAAAATATGATGAAGTTGGGGATACAATATGGAGGAATGCCATTCATAATTTCTCATTGTTCTCTTTTCCCCCTACTATGATTGATGTTGATGTTAATTTATTGAACAAGTATGATTACAAATATGCTTTAGCCAGctatttggtaaaaaaaaaattgatataaaaaaaatttgtaatTAAAAATGTATAAATAGGTATTTGACTTGAACATTTAATAAGACGCGCAAAGCTCCACCGTCTCGAACCTAATTCAATATTTTAATACGGAGCTGGTGGGACAAGTGTGAATAATATCACTTACTCAATCTGCTTAGGTTTTGTTATACTCCACCACATACAAGCCTGTATGGCTATCAATatcatcaagctatcatctattttctgagattttttttaaagaacataTTCACAAACCACAAGTAACTTGAGAATTGAGATATCTCATACCCACAAAAACAAATTGTTGAGCGAATAGTTAAATTGGTCCTTAAAAGTGTTGGGTGCTGATAAGTTCGTCCCTAAAAATTGTAGAGTAAATGATTAAATTGATGCATTATGCACACCTTGCTGATTGTGTAAAAGTTGGTTAGGAACTAACTTAATCAATGCTTTTTTTTCTGACAACTTAGACTAATTTGATAGACGTTTTACAAATCAGAAACTGCAAATGTATTTTTAGTATATAAGGACAAACTTGTTAACGCCTAATACTCTCAGGGCTCAAACCACCGGAAATTATGTGACGCACACAACTTGGATCATAAAATTACGGAGAAACTATAATATTATGATCAGATGACTTGTGAAGAGGGTAAACTTATCAAACCATAGTTtgtgtaagtttttttttaattagtttttactACTTGTAGTTGCGGACTTTGTGCATAAGTTAAACAAATTTTGTATCACATTCAAACTGTGTTTCACCAAAAAAGAATCCAAGCATTGAaagttttaattatttaaaaaaaaaaacaaagatttGTAAACTAAACTTTATGATCTATGATGATGTTGTTTTGTTGTCCAATTTCTTAATCTCACAATTGTTTTCTattgttgagggtgtgtggtgTATGATGTATGATGGTAtatcattattgctttgttgcgGTGGAGGCAATGGTCCAAGAGGTGACTCTAATTAAGCTTTCACAATAAGGACGTTTCAAATTTAAGGACACCAGTCCTGTAAACCGAATTAAGCTAGAAAGCTCATAGTTTCAAATTCAAGGACCCAGTCCTTTAAACCTCTtctagtttttcttttctcGTTTTAAACATTTTGAATTGGATAATTATAATGCTAGATCATGCTTGGCATTTGGCAACAATCATGAAGGGTGTTAAGGGTGGCCAAATGTTTCAGAAATATTTAACTTTGAAGAATTTATAAACGTGCCTTAACTATTCTACCCAAAtacatattttcataattataaaaaaatattaagaaataaacgtgCCTTAACTATTCATCCTTAAATGTGTAGTGATGTAACATCTTGAATGAGCATGTTTAATCCAGGCATCTTTGAACAATCAAAATTTGAGCTGAACTTTATGAGATCTAAGCTTAACCTACTTCTAAAAAATGCAAGCTATTAATTTGAGTGTGTATGCTATGCTGTTAAAAATCCATCTACAAGATATGCCTAACACATGTAAGCTactaaggccccgtttggataaacagcttaattaagcgcttatggtcataagcgcttatgtccttatgacataagcgcttattcataagctatttttaaaaatttattgaaataaattaaaaataagctgtgtataagcataagctgtttttcataagctatcctgagtagcttatgaaaataagctgaaaatagcttatggcagaccataagctgtttgcataagctctcccaaacactggcataagagcttatgctgtcagataagctcaaataagctcttccaaacttgGCCTAATTTCAGGGTGCGCCTATCTAAGAATATCTCACGCAAGTATTCCTCGCTATCAGTTGGACCATACTACCACATCAGGACTTGATGACAACATTTTTTAAAGAACAAGCAAAACAGTTTCTGGGTTGAGTTCAAAATC from Lotus japonicus ecotype B-129 chromosome 2, LjGifu_v1.2 includes:
- the LOC130739406 gene encoding early nodulin-like protein 17, which produces MERVKKKMLGSPAMVLLFLGFAVLLMVPEVSAKRWLVGDGKFWNPNVNYTVWARDKHFYIDDWLFFVYDRNQMNVLEVNKTNYENCIAEHPIHNWTTGAGRDVVPLNVTRHYYFISGNGFCYGGMKLAVRVEKLPPPPKAAPEKAGAPSLSSRGAILLMPVVFAIGAAWDAFIYSR